From the Pirellulales bacterium genome, the window TGCTGATTGTCTATTCGCTGGTCCTGGGCCTGCTGCCGTGGGCCATGTCGTTGGTCGCACCCCGGCTCGGTTGGTCTCAAACAGGACCATCGGCGCTGAACGTACTGGGATTGTTTACCGTCGCTGCCGGGGCCGTGGGGCTCATCTGGGTATTCAGCGTGATGCTAGCTCAGCTCCCCAAACTCCCGGAAGTGGTGGAGTTGGATGAAGGAGAGCGCCTTTGGTCGGCGACCTCACGCGTGCTTATCACGCACGGGCCGTTTGCGTTCTCGCGGAACCCGATGTTCCTCTGCGGGTTGATTTGCTTACTCGGCTGGGCGCTCTTTTACGGGAGCATACTCATCTTCGTCGCCGCCCTGGCCGGCTGGACATTTTCAAATTTCCTCAAGGTGCCGCAGGAAGAGCGCGGTCTGGAAGCGCGCTTCGGTGATGAGTATCGAACGTATAAGGCACGCGTGCCCCGCTGGATCGGCCACCCGAAACGACGTTAAGAGACTTGCAGCGCTTAATTTGCCAGAGAAAAATCCAAGTGGCAATTGTACCATATCACAATTGGAACGTTTTATGTCGATCGCATCCACCTTGCCAACCGCGGAACTGAACCGCGACGGCGGCCCGTCCGCCACAGAGCAAAGGCCCACCGCCGTCGAATTCCATTACTCGCAGAGCGATAGGTTCGTGTCGCTACTGCACCAATTGAACGCATCGCTGCTGGTGACCACCTACCAGGCGAACAAACTGCTGGTGGTTCGGGCGGCAGGGGCCGGACTTTCCACACTCGTTCGCACGTTCGATCAACCGATGGGCCTGGCGTTGGCCGGACGACGCTTGGCGCTGGGCACGCGCAACCAGATCTGGTTCTTGCGCGACGCACCGGACATTGCGCCGCGGATTGAACCGGCCGGCATGCACGACGCTTGCTTCTTGCCGCGCACCTGCCATGTGACCGGCGACATTCGCTGCCACGAGATCGCCTGGGTCGGCGACGAACTGTGGATCGTCAACACACGCTTCTCCTGTCTCTGTACTTTCGATCCCGATTACAGCTTTGTGCCGCGCTGGCGGCCGCCCTTCGTGACCGCGTTGGCGGCCGAAGACCGCTGCCATCTCAACGGGCTTGTCATGGAAAACGATCGGCCGCGATACGTCACGGCGCTGGGCGAGACCGACACGCAGGGCGGCTGGCGGCCGAACAAGGCCAAGGGCGGCTGCCTCATCGGCGTGCCCAGCGGCCAGATCGTGGCCCGTGGCCTCTCCATGCCGCATTCGCCCCGGCTGCACGACGGACGCCTGTGGGTGCTGGAATCAGGCACCGGTCGCCTGCTGCTCGTCGATCCCGCCACCGGCCTTCGCGAAACCGTGGCCGAAGTGCCCGGCTTTGGCCGCGGCCTCGCCTTTGCCGGGCACTACGCCTTCATCGGTCTCTCGAAGATCCGCGAGACCTCCACCTTCGGCGGCCTGCCGATCGCCGAGCGGTTGAACGAGCTGAAGTGCGGCGTAGCGGTGGTCGACCTACGAATCGGTGAAGTCGTCGGCATGCTGGACTTTCACACAGCCGTGGAAGAAATCTTCGACGTGCAACTTTTGCCCGGCCTGTGCTTCCCCGAGGTGATCGGTTTTCAAAAAGAGGCCGTCCACCACACGTTCGTGGTGCCACGCGAACAACATTTGTCTGGTTGAGGCGTGCCATTCCCGATTTCATCAAGGCGAAACGGACCTCGCAGACCCGCCAGCTCGACGTCGCCGGTCGCCACGTCGAACTGCCACGCGCTATCGAAATCGGCCATTTGCAAGCTGCGCGGTCGTTCCCTTCGAAAACGCCCACGCTATACTGAATGCCGCGGCGCCGGGAAGCCGTCGGATGGTTTGTATTCGCCCACCCCCCCTAAAAAGGATCCGACCATGATCAGACACACTACCTTCTTGTCGGCGTTGATTGCGTTGGCCGCTGTTTCGACGGCATCGCCGGCCGAGTTGCTCAAGGGACTCGACCAGCAAGGCCAGCCCGAACTCAAGTTCGCCGGGCCAATGGCCTTCGGTCCCGACGGCATTTTGTTCGTCGGCGATCCCATGAGCGCCGCTGTGTTCGCCATCGACACCGGCGAACGCCAGCGCGTGGGCGGCGGAGCGATCAACGTGTCCGCCGTCAATCAGCAGATCGCCGCCGTGCTCGGCTCGTCGGCCGACCAGGTGCTGATCAACGATCTGGCGGTCAACCCGCTTTCCGGCACGGCTTATCTGAGCGTCTCGCGCGGCCGCGGGCCCGATGCGCTGCCCGTCATCCTGCGTGTGGGCGCCGACGGCAAGCTCTCGGTCGTGGCCCTCGACAAGGTGCGCTACGCCAAGGCCCCGTTGCCCAACGCTCCCGACGCCGGCGCGAAGGACCGGCGCGGCAACAGCCAGCGGCAAGAGTCGATTACCGATTTGGCCTACGTCGACGGGCGGGTAGTCGTGGCCGGGCTTTCGAACGAAGAATTCTCGTCGAATCTCCGCACGATTCCATTTCCCTTCACCGCCACCGATGCCGGAACGAGCGTCGAGATTTATCACGGGTCGCACGGCCAGCTTGAAACGCACGCGCCCGTGCGGACCTTTGTGTCGTACACGATCAACGATCAGCCGACGTTGCTGGCGGCCTATACCTGCACGCCGCTGGTCAAGGTGCCGCTGGTGGAGCTGAAGCCCGGCAAGAAGGTACGGGGAACCACGGTGGCCGAACTGGGCAACCATAATCGCCCGCTCGACATCATCGTCTATGAGAAAGACGGCAAGGAGTACCTGCTGATCGCCAACAACGCCCGCGGCGTGATGAAGCTCGCCGCCGAGCAACTCGGCGACGCCGACGGCATCAGCTCGCGCGTGCCCGACAAGGCGGGCGTGGGCTACGAAACAGTCGAGAACCTCAAGGGCGTGCAGCAGCTCGACAAGCTCAACGACAAACAGGCGTTGCTGTTGATCGAGGCTTCGCCCGGCGTGCTCAGCTTGCAAACGGTGCCGTTGCCGTAGGCGGCCAGCTTGTCATGTGCGTTAAAATGCCAAACCGAGGCGCAAGCGGGGTAAGGCTGCTGCTCTGCCTCGCTTGCGCTTCGGGTTTGTGCGGACGACCGGCTGCTGCGGCCGAAGGAGCGAAACCGACGCTTTCGCTTGCCACCGACGCCGAGCGCCGCAGCGTCTTCGAGCTGAGGGGACTCAGGGCCGACGACGTCGCGTCGCTATCGCAAAAGCTCGAAAAGCACTTCGCCGTCTATAGCGTGCTGGATGCAGAAATCGCCGATCAGCCACCGCTGGCCGGCCGCTATGAGCACGTCGGCGGAACCATCCGGTTCACGCCGCGGTTTCCGCTTCAGCCGGGCATGCGATATCGGGCCGTTTATCGTGCCGGCGGCGGTGTGGCGAACGACGGGGCTGGTCTGACCGAAGTGTTCGTTGTTCCGGCGGCCGCCGCACGGCCGGCGTCGCGCGTGGCGGCGGTCTATCCCAGCGCGGCCACCTTGCCTGAGAATCAGCTTAAGTTCTACCTTTACTTCACGGCGCCGATGAGCCGCGGCGGGGCATATCAGCGTCTGCGGCTGCTCGACGGACAAGGCAAGCCGGTCGATCTCCCGTTTCTGGAACTGGCCGAAGAACTGTGGAATCCGGCCGGCGACCGGCTGACTTTGCTGCTCGACCCCGCCCGCGTCAAGCAGGGTCTTGCACCGCGCGAGGAAGTCGGTCCCGTGCTTGTGGCGGGCCGGCGTTACACGCTCGTCGTGTCTCGTGATTGGCCCGACGCCGCCGGTCATCCGCTCATGGCTGAGTTTCGCAAAGATTTTCAGGTCGCCCCTCCGGACGAAACATGCCCCAGTCCACGAACGTGGCGCCTGGCAATTCCGCGGCCGGCGACGCGATCGGCGCTCATCGTCCAGTTTGGCGAGCCGCTCGACCGGGCACTGCTGGCGCGGATGTTGTGGGTGGACGACGGCCAGGGCCGGCGCGTGCCGGGCGAAATCGAAATTGGCAGCGGCGAAGCAAGCTGGTGTTTTCGTCCTGAACGTCCGTGGCGGCCCGGCCGTTACAAGTTGATGGCCGATGCGCTCTTGGAAGATCTTGCCGGCAACAGCATCGCGCGCAAGTTCGAGCTCGACGCTCGGCGGGCCGCGACGCCGGTGCGCGAGGCTGAAACCGCCAGCGTGGAATTCGAGATCGGCCCCAGGCAGTAAGTCGGCGATTGCGGACGCCGCCCCCCTCCTACCCGCCCGCCGGCTCGCGGACAAAGTTGACCGACGGTTCGCCGCCTTTGCCGGTGAGTTCCGGCGGCAGATAGTGGACGGCCTCGCGCGGCCGCTCCGGCATGCGGAAGTTGTCGCCCTTTTGCCAGATCGGACGCCGCTCGTCGATGCCGCCGAACTCCCGCACGCCCGCCACGCGGCATGGGAACCAATAGCCCCGGCCCTCGCGGTCCTGAAGATAAAACTCCGGATAGCAGTATTTCGGCACCCACACGGTCCGGGCAGGTATCTCGCTCACGCGGCAGAGCGCGATGAATAGCCAGCAGAGTCCTTCGTGATTACTGGCCTTGTCGCGAAGCGTTTGATAGGCACTCGGTTGCGTCTGTTTGTCGCGCGGTTCGATGTTCTTTCGCACCCAATCGAAAATCACCTCCACTCGCTCCCAGTCGGTCGCGGCCGACGACTGCTGCAAGATGTTCTTGGCCAAGGCCTTGATCTTGCCGTGTTGGGTCTCGATGCCGGGGCTGGGTCCGAGATGAATCCGCACGTCCTTCGGCAGTTTTTTGGGGCTGACTTTGAGCAGGTCCGAGGTGTTGCCGGGCGGCAACAGCGGGTGCCGTGTGATCTCGACCGTGACCAAGACGGGTGCGTCGTCTCCGGCGGGTAGCCGGTCGATGGTCACAACCAGTTGCTTGACGGTGTCGATCATGCGGTCGGTAACCACGGCCAGCGGCGAGAAGTTTTCGTTCAGTATCCGCACCTCCTGTTCCGGCCAGTCGCCTGGCAGCGTGAAGCTGCCCACCATTCCGCCGCACGGTCCCGATTTGGCCGTGACGACCAGGCCGATCTTCCACTGTTCGACCGCTTTTTCGGGTGAAATCTTGGGGC encodes:
- a CDS encoding isoprenylcysteine carboxylmethyltransferase family protein yields the protein MPHEKPSRRVRIPRRTCLIIGLPAVLIVYSLVLGLLPWAMSLVAPRLGWSQTGPSALNVLGLFTVAAGAVGLIWVFSVMLAQLPKLPEVVELDEGERLWSATSRVLITHGPFAFSRNPMFLCGLICLLGWALFYGSILIFVAALAGWTFSNFLKVPQEERGLEARFGDEYRTYKARVPRWIGHPKRR
- a CDS encoding TIGR03032 family protein → MSIASTLPTAELNRDGGPSATEQRPTAVEFHYSQSDRFVSLLHQLNASLLVTTYQANKLLVVRAAGAGLSTLVRTFDQPMGLALAGRRLALGTRNQIWFLRDAPDIAPRIEPAGMHDACFLPRTCHVTGDIRCHEIAWVGDELWIVNTRFSCLCTFDPDYSFVPRWRPPFVTALAAEDRCHLNGLVMENDRPRYVTALGETDTQGGWRPNKAKGGCLIGVPSGQIVARGLSMPHSPRLHDGRLWVLESGTGRLLLVDPATGLRETVAEVPGFGRGLAFAGHYAFIGLSKIRETSTFGGLPIAERLNELKCGVAVVDLRIGEVVGMLDFHTAVEEIFDVQLLPGLCFPEVIGFQKEAVHHTFVVPREQHLSG
- a CDS encoding transglutaminase domain-containing protein, which gives rise to MRLLLCLTGVFALTATSAAQVVSEGRQDNGPKISPEKAVEQWKIGLVVTAKSGPCGGMVGSFTLPGDWPEQEVRILNENFSPLAVVTDRMIDTVKQLVVTIDRLPAGDDAPVLVTVEITRHPLLPPGNTSDLLKVSPKKLPKDVRIHLGPSPGIETQHGKIKALAKNILQQSSAATDWERVEVIFDWVRKNIEPRDKQTQPSAYQTLRDKASNHEGLCWLFIALCRVSEIPARTVWVPKYCYPEFYLQDREGRGYWFPCRVAGVREFGGIDERRPIWQKGDNFRMPERPREAVHYLPPELTGKGGEPSVNFVREPAGG